The Dehalobacter sp. DCM sequence GAGGGCAAAAGAATTTTAACTTCCTAAATGCAAATTCAAGGATGGCGCAAGAGCCGAAAGCGGAATGTGGCATGCAGACCAGCCCAGATTATTACATCCTTATGTCATGGTATTTAGAGAACGTTGTACTAGATATAACTCTTTATAAAATTTATGATTCTGCGCCCTGTTTTTTTCCTAGTCATCCTGATGCTGATTTACTCGATGATCCGCTTTCCGGTGAGTCGCGTCCTGACCGTTTTATTCGGGGTCTTTATCCTGACCCAGATTTTCCAGCTGCTCTGGATGACCCATTTGGAAAAGAGGATCTTTAAACCGATCAGCCGCTTACAGGAAGGCGTCATCGAAATTGCCAGAGGCAATTATCAGGTGAAGATTGAGCATAATGTGTGTAACGAAATTGGTTTTCTGATGGATTCTTTCAATCACATGGCGGCCAAATTACGGGAAAATGAAATCCGTGAACAGGAATATGAAGAAAACCGTAAAGCGCTGATCGCCAATATCTCCCATGATTTAAAAACGCCCATTACGGCAATCCAGGGTTACATGGAAGCGATTGAAGACGGGGTCGCGATGTCTCCGGAAAAAACGGCGCAGTACCTGCAGGTCATCCGTAAAAATACCGAATATCTCAACCGTCTGATTGATGACCTTTTTCTGTTTGCCAAACTGGATATGCAACAGGTCGAATTTCGGATGGAAACACTGCCGGTTGGTGCCTATATGGCTGATTTGATGGCTGAATTCAGCTTTGAATTCCAGGAAAAAGGCTTCGGCTTCCACTATACGAACCAGATGACGGAAGATGACTATCTGGATTTTGATCGAAAAAGGGTTTACCAGGCTATCCGCAATATTATCGGCAATGCGATCAAGTACGGCCCGCAGGCGGGACTCAAACTGGATACCCGTTTGTATAAACAAAATGGCTATGTTTGTCTGGAGATAACGGATAACGTCCCGGGTATCCCGGCAGATCAGCTGCCAAGAATATTTGAAAGGTTTTACCGGATCGACGCCGAGCGGACGAAAGATTTGATGAGTACCGGACTGGGGCTTTCGATCGCCAAAGAATTGATCGAAGCGCACGGCGGCAGGATCACGGCGACCAGCGCCATCGGGGAAGGGTCCTGCTTTACCTTGATGCTTCCCCTGTCTGATAAAAAGGAGCCTGAAGATGAAGCATATTCTAATTATTGAAGATGATTTGCAGATCGCCGAACTGGAAAAGGACTATCTTCAGCTAAACGGGTATCAAGCCGATATCGCTGGGGATGGTGTGTCGGGTTTAAAAAAAGGCTTAAGCGGGATGTACGACATGATCATTGTCGACCTGATGCTGCCGGGAAAAGACGGCTTTACCCTTGTCCAGGAAATACGTCAAAAGCTGGAAATTCCGATTCTGATTGTTTCTGCAAAATGTGAGGATATTGATAAGATCAGAGGTTTTGGTTTTGGTGCCGACGATTATCTGACCAAGCCTTTCAGCTCCGCGGAATTGGTTGCCAGGGTCAAATCGCACATTCGGCGGTATGAGCGCCTGACCGGCAAGAAATCCGCGGTCGGGACAATTTTTCATAAGGGGTTGGAAATCAATACATCGGCTCATCAACTGTTTGTCAACGGCCGGGAAGTTATTCTTACGACCAAAGAATATGAACTATTGGTCTTTCTTGCTTCTAATCCCAATATCGTGTTCAACAAGGAACAATTGTTTGATCGGATTTGGGGAGAGGATTATTATGGCGAACCGGCCACGGTGGCCGTGCATATCCAAAAAATACGCAAAAAAATCGAGACGGACCCGGCCAATCCCCAATACATTGAGACGCTTTGGGGAACTGGCTACCGCTTTAATGCCTAGGAATAATTCCGATGCAGTTACATCCAAAAAAAGAGCAAATTCCTTGGTAATTCAGGGGATCGGAGTATAAATCCGGAATTGCCAATATGGATGTTAATGGAAATATCTTTTCTTGTATCCCCATCTGGAAGGTGATATGATATTGCTTAAAGGGGAGATCGAGTCGATGGATAAATCAGATTTGATCCTGGATAAATTGAATTCCATGGAAAAAGCTTTGCGAGCAGAAAGTAAAACGCTGAGTGACTCGGTAGGCAGACTTGAGAAAAATGTCGATAGACTTGAGAAAAAGGTTGACAAACTCAGCGATCAGCAAGAAATGTCATGGCAGGCAATTAAAGAGATTCGAGAGGAACTGACGGAAAACAGTGTGAAAATTAAAATCATCGATAACAAGGTAAAGGCTTTATAGCCTTTATATTTTTATATCATATCACAAAGCCAGGAAAAAGAGCCTCTCGCATAAAACGTTTTGCTTCTCTACCGATATACGGTCATATTATAATTTTCCTTGTAAAACTATACATCTTATAGTATAATTAAGTTTCATGAAAGGAGGTGTGCATTTGAGTAAAAAACAAAATGATATTATTGACGAAATTCTCAATTCAGTTGGGCTTGAACCATTAAAAGCTTCTGAGCAAAAGAATATCCTCAAAAAAATCTCCTAAAAAGGGGCGTGATGAGAAATGATGCTAATTTCATACAGTCAAACCTTAAGTGAGTGAAAGACGAGTTCCTGATTAAAAATATGGAGCTCGTTTTTTTTATGTTTATTAATTGGCTTTAAATGGCTTTTCAACCAGAATGTACAACTGGATGTTTGTTCATCATTTACGTTAAAATTTACACGTCATTATCATTTCGTTTGTGCTGGACAGCCCTGGACTGGGCGGTACAAGACAACAAGGCCTCATCCGGAAACCTGGATATCATGCAGCTGCTGCTAGGTAAAGGAAGCGATATTAACGCTCAAGACAGCTATGGCGAAACGGCGTTATTTTATGCCGTTTATTATGAACAGCCGGATGCTGTGAAGCTGTTATTGACTTCCGGTGCTGATAAGGGAATAAAGAACGTTAGAATAGAATCGATTAAATCAAATAATAAAGAGAATGAGGCGGAGTTAAATGACTCGATTCTGGAGAAACAAGACGTTTCGCGGCATCACTGTACTTATTTTATGTGTGTTTTTGCTTGTACCACCTAACCTCTATGGTTTGGACGAATCGGATACTTATCAGCAACCCGTGATTATTCCATTTGATTTTACATTTACCCAGACTTTACTTGACCCTGCCCGACCCGTAGTGTACTTTGTTTCGCCGAACGCTAAAAAAATCTATGCCTTGAATTACGAAACCAAGGCATTGCAATCGCTGGACTTTGTACTTAAACCGGGACGTATGAAGATGTATCAGGGAGAATTATTTGTTACTTTAAGCCCCAGCCCTGATCTGAACGAAAATGGGTCAATTGCCATCGTTGATTCGGATACTTTTACCCTCAAAGACACGCTGCCCGTGGATACCAATCCCTATGATATCGTGATCGACCATGACGGTTATCTCTATGTCGTCCCGTATACGGACCCCTATAAAATAATAAGTTATGACCGCCATACGAAACAAAAAATAAGTGTGTTTGCCCAAGCCACCATGCCAGGCTATGCTGAAATCGACCCGGTAAAAAACCGTATCATCTCCGCCGGCAACAATATCTTCTCGATGGAAGTATCGCAGGGGAAACTTCTTCACTATTATCCCGATTCTGCTGTGAATCATCCCCTAGATTACCTGTTTTTTATTTCACCCGACGGAAAGTACGTATTCAATGCCAGCGGCCTCGTTCTAAATAACCGCTTGCAGCCCGTTACGAATATCGCAGAATACATGTTTAGTTCCGGCATTACCTTTGATCTGGATCATGACCGTTTCTTTGCCAAACATACCAATGTGGTGACTGCCTACGATTATCGGCAAGGTACTGCCGATCAGGACAACCTCTTTCCGGTTACAGGCACCTTCACCACCCTAGGAAACATCTGCTATCTATATTATCAAAGCGGTATGCTGATATCGGTATCCGCTCTGGATAACGCCTACTCTCCGGGAGGGCAATACTTTTTAGAGGTTTATCCGGTTCCTGACGACGGCTTACCCAACACCGACCCGATGGCTTTCCCGGGCAATGAAGTGCCCATACCGGTACTTATACCCCAAAGCCCCCGGTTAAAATCCCTTCCCCTGGATTTTGAACCGTTGGATTCTCTGCTTGACCCTAATCGGCCCGTCCTATACCTGACCGGCAAAAATACGAAGTCAGTCTATGCATTGAATTATGATACCAACAGGATGGCGGAAATCCCATTTCAGAATCAACCGGAGAAATTAGCTTTTTATAACGATACCTTATACGTGACC is a genomic window containing:
- a CDS encoding HAMP domain-containing sensor histidine kinase, which gives rise to MTHLEKRIFKPISRLQEGVIEIARGNYQVKIEHNVCNEIGFLMDSFNHMAAKLRENEIREQEYEENRKALIANISHDLKTPITAIQGYMEAIEDGVAMSPEKTAQYLQVIRKNTEYLNRLIDDLFLFAKLDMQQVEFRMETLPVGAYMADLMAEFSFEFQEKGFGFHYTNQMTEDDYLDFDRKRVYQAIRNIIGNAIKYGPQAGLKLDTRLYKQNGYVCLEITDNVPGIPADQLPRIFERFYRIDAERTKDLMSTGLGLSIAKELIEAHGGRITATSAIGEGSCFTLMLPLSDKKEPEDEAYSNY
- a CDS encoding ankyrin repeat domain-containing protein: MCWTALDWAVQDNKASSGNLDIMQLLLGKGSDINAQDSYGETALFYAVYYEQPDAVKLLLTSGADKGIKNVRIESIKSNNKENEAELNDSILEKQDVSRHHCTYFMCVFACTT
- a CDS encoding response regulator transcription factor, translating into MKHILIIEDDLQIAELEKDYLQLNGYQADIAGDGVSGLKKGLSGMYDMIIVDLMLPGKDGFTLVQEIRQKLEIPILIVSAKCEDIDKIRGFGFGADDYLTKPFSSAELVARVKSHIRRYERLTGKKSAVGTIFHKGLEINTSAHQLFVNGREVILTTKEYELLVFLASNPNIVFNKEQLFDRIWGEDYYGEPATVAVHIQKIRKKIETDPANPQYIETLWGTGYRFNA